The Candidatus Methanosuratincola sp. genome window below encodes:
- a CDS encoding phenylacetate--CoA ligase, producing the protein MDEMWNRSLESLDRDSIRRIQLERLRITVKRSYEKIPFYRSALRGRGLSPEDINSLDDLRKLPMISKDDLRSGYPFGLLAVPREECVRVHASSGTTGKPSLVLYTREDIQNWTELMCRCLFMSGLRRGDVFQVTPGYGLFTGGLGFHYGGEAIGATVIPTGTGNTERQISLMRDLGTTMIAGIASYALHMAEVASEMGVDVKRDLSVRKGIFGAEAWSDTMMKKISEVWDMDCHDIYGMSEMYGPGVGCSCSHGSGLHVWEDHFIVEVVDPSTGEPVGPEEEGEVVLTSLTKTAMPMIRFRTRDVSKILDAKECDCGRTHLRLARVKGRCDDAFSVNGVKVFPGQVEYVLMKYPDVGMNYQLVVEKVGVLDQLTVLVERGSDCGVVSSSGSLEQILLRDLRSVLGFQPRVKVLPPMSIERGEGKAKRVLDLRKK; encoded by the coding sequence ATGGATGAAATGTGGAACAGGAGTCTCGAGTCGCTTGACCGCGACTCGATAAGGAGGATCCAGCTCGAGAGGCTCAGGATCACGGTCAAGCGCTCCTACGAAAAAATCCCCTTTTACCGTTCCGCGTTAAGGGGTAGGGGGCTCTCCCCAGAGGACATAAACTCCCTAGACGACCTGCGTAAACTCCCCATGATATCGAAGGATGACCTTCGGAGTGGCTACCCGTTTGGCCTCCTTGCAGTGCCTCGGGAAGAGTGCGTCAGGGTCCATGCTTCTTCCGGAACAACAGGAAAGCCAAGTTTGGTACTTTACACCCGAGAGGATATACAAAACTGGACAGAACTTATGTGCAGGTGCCTCTTCATGAGCGGGTTGCGTCGCGGCGATGTCTTTCAAGTCACGCCCGGCTATGGGCTTTTCACCGGCGGTCTGGGGTTCCACTATGGAGGGGAGGCAATCGGCGCAACGGTGATCCCGACAGGCACAGGGAACACCGAACGGCAGATCAGTCTGATGCGGGACCTCGGGACGACCATGATAGCCGGAATTGCCAGCTACGCCCTTCACATGGCTGAGGTCGCCTCTGAGATGGGGGTTGACGTCAAGAGGGACTTGAGTGTCAGGAAAGGGATCTTTGGAGCTGAGGCTTGGAGCGACACGATGATGAAGAAGATCTCGGAGGTTTGGGACATGGACTGCCACGACATATACGGAATGTCCGAGATGTACGGACCAGGGGTCGGCTGCAGCTGCTCTCATGGTAGTGGCCTGCACGTTTGGGAGGATCACTTTATCGTCGAGGTCGTAGATCCATCGACCGGAGAGCCCGTTGGACCAGAAGAAGAGGGTGAGGTCGTCCTTACCTCGCTGACAAAGACGGCGATGCCGATGATTAGGTTTAGGACCAGGGATGTGTCGAAAATCTTGGATGCAAAAGAGTGCGATTGCGGGCGAACCCACCTGCGTTTGGCACGGGTAAAGGGGAGGTGTGATGACGCATTCTCGGTCAACGGAGTTAAGGTCTTCCCGGGGCAAGTCGAGTACGTCCTGATGAAGTATCCTGATGTAGGCATGAACTACCAGCTAGTCGTAGAAAAGGTGGGCGTGCTCGATCAGCTGACCGTCCTAGTCGAAAGAGGCAGCGACTGCGGGGTTGTGAGCTCTTCTGGGTCGCTGGAGCAGATCCTGCTCAGGGATCTTAGGTCCGTCTTGGGATTCCAGCCGAGGGTAAAGGTTTTGCCACCCATGTCGATCGAGAGGGGCGAGGGCAAGGCAAAGCGGGTGTTGGATCTGAGGAAGAAATGA
- a CDS encoding CPBP family intramembrane glutamic endopeptidase, with protein MGLALLTAVLTGDPLPEITAFSDPLIIPFAFAYIFLLGGPLQEEFGWRGYALEVLQQKWSAFASSAVLGAVWGAWHLPLFYIQGTIQSQTPIWGFFVLIISGAFLFTWIYNNTGGSVLAVMIYHTMNNLAYLIFPTLETETGGLYLLILNVLAVAVVLKLYGTKRMVRKGFPGNKAHS; from the coding sequence ATGGGCCTGGCCTTACTGACGGCGGTGCTCACCGGTGATCCGCTGCCAGAAATCACAGCATTCTCCGACCCCTTAATAATCCCGTTCGCCTTTGCCTACATCTTCCTCTTGGGAGGGCCCCTGCAGGAGGAGTTTGGCTGGAGGGGTTACGCGCTCGAGGTTCTGCAGCAGAAGTGGAGCGCCTTCGCTTCTAGTGCAGTTCTCGGGGCGGTCTGGGGGGCTTGGCATCTTCCCCTCTTCTACATCCAAGGGACGATCCAGTCTCAGACGCCCATCTGGGGGTTCTTCGTTCTGATAATAAGCGGGGCTTTCCTATTCACTTGGATCTACAACAATACGGGTGGCAGCGTGCTCGCGGTGATGATCTACCACACGATGAATAACCTCGCCTATCTGATCTTCCCTACGCTCGAGACGGAGACTGGCGGACTCTACCTGCTCATCCTCAATGTTCTCGCTGTTGCAGTTGTACTGAAACTATACGGCACAAAGAGGATGGTTCGCAAAGGGTTTCCTGGGAATAAGGCACACAGCTGA
- a CDS encoding pyridoxal-phosphate dependent enzyme has translation MSEIVAEGRSGMWRYSPWLPFSSRPVTLGEGGTPLIKSEVAGVEIIFKLEFVSPTGSFKDRGASMSVSRAAALGARTVVEDSTGNAGVAASAYAARAGIRSRIYVPADAPNAKKALMRATGAELVECRDRSEAAERAASELGTGDFYIGHAWDPFYIAGMETVAFEVYEQYGIPDSILVPVASGTLLLGLYRGFRELVACGIAGRIPRIFGVQGEDCAPIYQEIHGPAPKTFGSSLADGLRIASPPRKREILDAINSSGGDVFVVSDPEIARSLRCLMGMGIVAEPTSATALAPLSKNAGSLGSAVLIPITGSGIKHPDGIVKALGIR, from the coding sequence ATGTCCGAGATCGTTGCGGAGGGGCGGAGTGGCATGTGGCGTTACAGTCCGTGGTTACCATTCTCGTCCCGCCCCGTCACGCTCGGTGAGGGTGGGACACCGCTGATCAAAAGTGAGGTTGCTGGTGTAGAGATAATCTTCAAGTTAGAATTCGTGTCGCCGACTGGGTCTTTCAAGGACAGGGGTGCCTCAATGAGCGTCTCAAGAGCGGCTGCACTCGGGGCCAGAACGGTTGTCGAAGACTCGACGGGAAACGCAGGAGTGGCGGCGTCCGCATACGCGGCGAGGGCCGGCATCAGGTCGCGGATATACGTACCAGCGGATGCCCCGAATGCCAAAAAAGCACTGATGAGGGCGACCGGAGCAGAACTGGTCGAGTGCAGGGATAGGTCAGAAGCAGCAGAGCGGGCAGCCTCCGAGCTCGGAACCGGCGACTTTTACATCGGGCACGCATGGGATCCGTTCTACATCGCGGGGATGGAGACTGTGGCATTCGAGGTCTATGAGCAGTACGGAATTCCAGACTCGATCTTGGTGCCGGTCGCGAGCGGCACACTCCTCTTGGGACTCTACAGGGGCTTCCGTGAGCTCGTGGCTTGTGGGATCGCCGGGCGGATTCCGCGCATCTTCGGCGTGCAGGGCGAGGACTGTGCCCCGATATATCAAGAGATCCATGGCCCTGCCCCGAAGACCTTCGGGAGTTCGCTCGCGGACGGTCTCCGAATCGCCAGCCCTCCTCGGAAGAGAGAGATTCTGGATGCAATCAACTCGAGCGGAGGAGACGTCTTCGTAGTCTCAGATCCGGAGATAGCTCGGAGCCTGAGGTGCCTGATGGGGATGGGGATCGTGGCTGAGCCAACATCAGCAACGGCATTGGCGCCCCTCTCGAAGAACGCGGGATCTCTCGGCAGTGCAGTCTTAATCCCTATAACCGGATCCGGGATTAAACACCCTGATGGGATCGTTAAAGCACTCGGCATACGGTGA
- a CDS encoding HD domain-containing protein, whose product MKRAVAMKEDDLITLAEKISDQSLRSKVIEMIRDPRLSFLEMPNSTQFSKSPASKRRHHSYETGLLVHTYSTTRFAVALADIVEEVYGVKVNRDVVIAASLLHDLFKFATYHQTYPGKYNRSKLGEMLDHLSLITGELYARRFPIEVIHAVASHHGDASPIEPRTIEALILHIADNADAEMNDKVFWAAKDIIRECLGLEVQTLPKEVSPFKVVLAKKEGGCEEVRRKFSGLL is encoded by the coding sequence ATGAAGCGTGCCGTTGCAATGAAAGAAGACGATCTCATCACCCTCGCCGAGAAGATTAGCGACCAATCGCTCAGGAGTAAGGTAATCGAGATGATAAGGGATCCCAGGCTCTCGTTCTTAGAGATGCCGAACTCGACCCAGTTCTCGAAGTCTCCTGCCAGCAAGAGGCGGCACCACTCCTACGAGACCGGGCTGTTGGTTCACACCTACTCGACGACTAGGTTCGCCGTCGCGTTGGCGGACATCGTCGAGGAGGTCTACGGCGTGAAGGTCAACAGAGATGTTGTTATAGCCGCCAGTCTACTCCACGACCTGTTCAAATTCGCAACCTACCACCAGACGTATCCAGGTAAGTACAACAGGTCAAAACTGGGTGAGATGCTCGATCACCTCTCATTAATCACCGGGGAGCTCTATGCCAGGCGATTCCCGATAGAAGTGATACACGCCGTGGCATCTCACCACGGCGACGCCAGCCCAATAGAGCCCAGGACAATCGAGGCACTCATCCTGCACATAGCGGACAACGCGGACGCAGAGATGAACGACAAGGTGTTCTGGGCTGCGAAGGACATCATCAGGGAGTGCCTGGGGCTCGAAGTGCAAACACTCCCGAAGGAGGTATCGCCGTTCAAGGTGGTCCTCGCCAAGAAGGAGGGGGGCTGCGAAGAGGTGCGAAGGAAGTTCTCAGGTCTGCTTTGA
- the lysS gene encoding lysine--tRNA ligase has product MSGGHWVRGIVDEIIRRGDERIVIHTGKTPSGPIHIGAEREQFICSAIQRELERRGFESTFNFIIDSFDPIKSIPAGLTVPKGFEDALGKPLSSVPDPFGCHGSYAHHFAEEFIECQPEFGLSPNIVYSHELYREPAMKDAIRTVLRKLDQLKAIRRKYLHLPEEDGTADDWNPVMVVCEECGRIASMKKEVIPNRLDSWDLERDELSYTCSACGHRGRGKIGDLSVKLSWRVDWSAKWAVFRVTCEPAGKDHCVKDGAYDMGLEVCQAIFGYRGPLRVSYEWLTLGEHAMKTHKGITFTPVEWLKIAPPEALRYLILSADPMRHISFLPERVPDIVDNFDRLERFFYGKETPPPSEDSDYLRDLYTLCVRSRPYASAPARLPYRFAATIVQLDPLLERSKILAKSIEYAARLHGKKALSDEEEADVVRRLSMAEKWVKLYAPAQAKFMISTGESVFHISSEVERKFVSSVAEILERGLAEPELQNEIFEKAKSLGLETSKAFAVLYRILLGSERGPRLAPLLLALDKDWLVKRLRSSIK; this is encoded by the coding sequence ATGTCCGGTGGACACTGGGTGAGGGGGATCGTAGACGAGATAATCCGGAGGGGCGACGAGAGGATAGTGATCCATACGGGAAAGACCCCGTCGGGCCCGATACACATCGGCGCCGAGCGCGAGCAGTTCATCTGCAGTGCGATACAGCGTGAGCTGGAGAGGCGGGGTTTCGAATCAACCTTCAATTTCATAATAGACTCATTCGACCCGATAAAGTCGATACCAGCGGGTCTCACCGTCCCGAAGGGTTTCGAGGACGCGCTGGGCAAGCCCCTGTCATCTGTACCGGACCCCTTCGGCTGCCACGGCAGCTACGCCCACCACTTCGCAGAGGAGTTCATAGAATGCCAGCCCGAGTTCGGCCTCTCGCCGAACATCGTCTATTCGCACGAGCTCTACAGGGAGCCAGCAATGAAGGACGCGATAAGGACCGTCTTGAGGAAGCTGGACCAGCTCAAGGCAATAAGGAGGAAGTACCTGCACCTCCCGGAGGAGGATGGGACCGCAGACGACTGGAACCCCGTGATGGTCGTCTGCGAGGAGTGCGGCAGGATCGCGTCGATGAAGAAGGAGGTAATCCCGAACAGGCTAGACTCCTGGGACCTCGAGAGGGACGAACTCTCCTACACCTGCTCTGCCTGCGGGCACAGGGGGAGGGGCAAGATCGGGGACCTCTCAGTCAAGCTCAGCTGGCGCGTGGACTGGTCTGCAAAGTGGGCGGTATTCAGGGTCACATGCGAGCCCGCGGGCAAGGACCACTGCGTCAAGGACGGGGCCTACGACATGGGGCTTGAGGTCTGCCAGGCGATCTTCGGATACCGCGGTCCTCTGAGGGTCTCTTACGAGTGGCTCACGCTGGGCGAGCACGCGATGAAGACACACAAGGGGATCACTTTTACGCCGGTAGAATGGCTCAAGATCGCCCCGCCTGAGGCTCTGAGGTACCTGATCCTGAGCGCTGACCCGATGCGTCATATATCGTTCCTGCCCGAGAGGGTTCCGGACATCGTCGACAACTTTGACAGGCTCGAGCGATTCTTCTACGGCAAAGAGACGCCACCTCCCAGCGAGGACTCGGATTACCTCAGGGACCTCTATACTCTGTGCGTCAGGAGCAGACCGTATGCATCGGCTCCTGCGCGGCTTCCCTACAGGTTCGCGGCGACGATCGTCCAGCTCGATCCTCTCCTAGAGCGGAGTAAGATCCTCGCAAAGTCGATCGAGTACGCCGCCCGGCTCCACGGCAAAAAGGCCCTCTCGGACGAAGAGGAAGCCGATGTGGTGCGTCGCCTCTCCATGGCTGAAAAATGGGTGAAGCTCTATGCGCCGGCTCAGGCTAAGTTCATGATCTCTACAGGCGAATCGGTCTTTCACATCTCTAGCGAAGTCGAGAGGAAATTCGTGAGTTCAGTTGCGGAGATACTAGAGAGGGGCTTGGCTGAGCCTGAACTCCAGAACGAGATATTCGAGAAAGCAAAGTCCCTAGGCCTTGAAACGAGTAAGGCATTTGCCGTGCTTTATCGGATACTGCTCGGTTCCGAGCGGGGGCCTAGGCTCGCTCCCCTCTTATTGGCGTTGGACAAAGACTGGTTGGTAAAGCGGCTAAGATCTTCGATCAAGTGA
- the speE gene encoding polyamine aminopropyltransferase has translation MSLAWKWFIEYQTHGSAHMHGIRRIIHSERTGFQEIDVVESEEYGRMLLLDGKVQSTVRDEHIYHEALVHPAMVAHSSPREVLILGGGEGGTLREVLKHPSVERAVMVDIDRRVIEISKEHMPELSGGAFEDPRVEVVISDGRKYVEGCSSKFDVVIVDLTDPLEGGPGAMLYTKEFYALLIGVMKKGGIMVTQSTSTYYSDFCFATILKTVGSAFEAAGGYHAWIPSYDSTWGFVYGTRGPDPRGLIGRFEEAAAGKGLNSLRYLDERTYQALFALPKDLVEKTRRWDIVATDERPIFMPV, from the coding sequence TTGAGCCTCGCCTGGAAGTGGTTTATCGAGTACCAGACCCACGGAAGCGCCCACATGCACGGAATACGCAGGATCATCCACAGCGAGAGGACCGGGTTCCAGGAGATAGACGTCGTCGAGAGCGAGGAGTACGGAAGGATGCTCCTACTCGACGGGAAGGTCCAGTCGACGGTCAGGGACGAGCACATATACCACGAGGCACTGGTGCACCCGGCCATGGTCGCGCACAGCTCGCCGAGGGAGGTGCTGATACTGGGCGGAGGGGAGGGGGGCACGTTGAGGGAAGTGCTCAAGCACCCTTCAGTCGAGAGGGCGGTGATGGTGGATATCGACCGGAGGGTCATCGAGATCTCCAAGGAACACATGCCAGAGCTCTCAGGAGGGGCGTTCGAAGATCCGAGGGTCGAGGTGGTCATCTCCGACGGGAGAAAGTACGTTGAGGGGTGTTCTAGTAAGTTCGACGTCGTGATAGTCGATTTGACGGACCCGCTCGAGGGCGGCCCCGGGGCGATGCTGTACACGAAGGAGTTCTATGCTCTGCTAATTGGGGTCATGAAAAAGGGCGGGATTATGGTCACCCAGTCTACTTCTACGTATTATAGCGACTTCTGTTTTGCAACGATACTCAAGACCGTGGGGAGCGCGTTTGAGGCGGCTGGCGGGTACCACGCCTGGATCCCCTCGTACGACTCTACGTGGGGGTTCGTTTATGGGACGAGGGGGCCTGACCCGCGCGGGCTGATCGGAAGGTTTGAGGAGGCGGCAGCGGGGAAAGGGCTCAATAGCCTCAGGTACCTAGACGAGAGGACTTACCAAGCGCTCTTTGCCCTCCCGAAAGACCTCGTCGAGAAGACTAGGCGGTGGGACATAGTCGCCACCGATGAGAGACCGATATTCATGCCGGTCTGA
- the speD gene encoding adenosylmethionine decarboxylase has product MKELGRHFIFELFGCDPKALDDIHGIEEAMERGAIESGLTICGRVFHRFSPQGVTGVLVVAESHVSIHTWPELGYAALDVFTCGRSTDPTKVFRRMAELLKPASNTVVEMKRGVLNTGEMGD; this is encoded by the coding sequence ATGAAGGAACTCGGTAGACACTTCATTTTTGAGCTCTTCGGCTGTGACCCAAAGGCACTCGACGACATCCACGGGATTGAGGAGGCGATGGAGAGAGGGGCGATCGAGTCCGGATTGACCATATGCGGGAGGGTATTCCACCGCTTCTCACCCCAGGGAGTGACGGGCGTGCTCGTGGTCGCCGAGTCCCATGTCTCGATACACACCTGGCCCGAGCTCGGATACGCCGCTCTTGACGTCTTCACCTGCGGCAGGAGCACGGATCCTACGAAGGTATTCAGACGGATGGCTGAGCTGCTTAAGCCTGCGTCCAACACGGTCGTCGAGATGAAGCGCGGGGTCCTGAACACGGGGGAGATGGGAGATTGA
- a CDS encoding PhoU domain-containing protein, whose product MEYRRLQMSKGGSFLISLPKDWVKSNGLEGGSVLKLTISEGELRISADATGELEKGSTAYIRQAEGLERQIRSNYLFGADTIVVELGKRLTPAVREEIKGAIRKLIGLEIVEEDKDTVTIQCLLQPTSMPVLSTIRRAYSLAASMHRDAEEALLSQDSELASSVERRDDEVDRLYFLIVRQLRLAIRSPTVAEKLGIRSSECLDMRMAAKYVETIADYAGAVAQSVPKLGGGADNELVEALASLSRQAYRIHDKAASALFKKDLALADSVLEEGKELGKALLSVNELLMTKQPRIAALLDSIAIYFYQIGAHGIDLAELVSGSPV is encoded by the coding sequence GTGGAGTACAGAAGGTTGCAGATGAGCAAGGGCGGCTCCTTCCTGATATCGCTCCCGAAGGATTGGGTCAAGTCAAACGGGTTGGAGGGGGGTTCGGTACTGAAGCTCACCATCTCGGAGGGGGAGTTGAGAATCAGTGCGGACGCTACCGGGGAGCTGGAGAAGGGGTCAACCGCATACATCAGGCAGGCTGAGGGTCTGGAGAGACAGATCAGATCCAACTACCTTTTCGGTGCCGATACCATAGTGGTGGAGCTGGGGAAGAGGCTCACCCCCGCGGTTAGGGAGGAGATCAAGGGAGCCATTAGGAAGCTCATAGGGCTCGAGATTGTCGAGGAAGACAAAGACACGGTCACGATCCAGTGCCTCCTGCAGCCTACGTCAATGCCCGTGCTCAGCACCATCAGGAGGGCGTATTCGCTTGCGGCAAGCATGCACAGGGACGCCGAGGAGGCGCTGTTGAGCCAAGACTCGGAGCTGGCATCCTCTGTGGAGAGGAGGGACGATGAAGTCGACAGGCTCTACTTCCTAATAGTGAGGCAGCTCAGGCTCGCCATAAGAAGCCCGACCGTAGCTGAGAAGCTGGGGATCAGGTCCTCAGAATGCCTCGACATGAGGATGGCCGCCAAGTATGTGGAAACGATTGCGGATTATGCTGGGGCGGTTGCCCAGTCGGTCCCCAAGTTGGGAGGCGGAGCCGACAACGAACTGGTGGAAGCGCTCGCATCACTCAGCAGGCAGGCGTACAGGATACACGATAAGGCGGCGAGTGCCCTCTTCAAGAAAGATCTCGCGCTAGCAGACTCTGTACTCGAGGAGGGCAAAGAGCTCGGCAAGGCCCTGCTATCGGTAAACGAACTGCTCATGACAAAGCAGCCCAGAATAGCCGCGCTTCTGGACTCGATCGCGATATACTTCTACCAGATCGGCGCACACGGGATTGACCTTGCAGAGCTGGTCAGCGGCTCTCCTGTCTGA
- a CDS encoding DNA-directed DNA polymerase II small subunit codes for MAGNMRAAVEMVLNSGFQLSPDAFEYLASKEDPDRLVEHALKTIKGSGSAPLVLNRTHFEGLEGSLRRGDPRPCGCKTTPGSVGPGSTISAEAGGSPELLRGSRKLAAEPVSGYGGIRTAVSPVSTLLGGDEVKLISGLERVTIRGKASDFRDYFRDRLESLSSILRSRADVSGATTASQVPDGLRWHKVKFIGMVNSKREFRDGTVVAELEDKDGIVKVTFRGDAAIKKAARLLVDEVVCVFGATKNGSSVIAEDVIWPDIPYRSRSPAAPSDHHYAVLTSDVHIGSKTFLRDDFERFLGWLRGETDEPRLKEIASKTKYLVIAGDLVDGVGVYPNQEEELEVADLFDQYRIAAEYLSTLPDRIRIIIIPGNHDACRPTLPTPPIYSDYAAPLYSMENVLMLGDPSFVNLSGATFLLTHGRSLDDVIPFLPDCNFREPQRAMVELLKSRHIAPIYGEKTPLAPEPKDRLVIDPVPDIFHAGHVHVEGVAEYRGVLVVNSGTWQSQTKYQLSAGIVPKPSVVPVVDLSTMKTYELNFS; via the coding sequence TTGGCTGGAAACATGAGGGCTGCTGTAGAGATGGTGCTCAATTCAGGTTTCCAGCTGTCACCCGATGCCTTCGAATACCTTGCCTCGAAGGAGGATCCCGATCGCCTTGTCGAGCATGCTCTCAAGACCATTAAAGGATCCGGATCGGCTCCACTTGTTTTGAATCGTACCCACTTTGAGGGGCTTGAAGGCTCCCTGCGAAGGGGCGATCCGCGACCGTGCGGGTGCAAAACAACACCCGGGTCAGTTGGACCAGGTTCGACGATCAGTGCTGAGGCTGGGGGATCCCCTGAGCTTTTACGGGGGTCCCGGAAGCTGGCCGCCGAGCCGGTATCCGGATACGGCGGCATCCGCACCGCCGTCTCGCCCGTCTCGACCCTGCTTGGTGGCGATGAAGTGAAACTTATCTCAGGCCTGGAACGGGTGACGATAAGGGGCAAGGCGAGCGATTTTAGGGACTACTTCAGGGATCGGCTCGAGTCCCTCTCCTCGATTCTGCGTTCCAGGGCTGACGTAAGCGGCGCGACGACCGCCTCGCAGGTTCCTGACGGCCTCAGGTGGCATAAGGTCAAGTTCATCGGCATGGTCAACTCGAAGAGGGAGTTCAGGGACGGAACCGTGGTTGCCGAGCTGGAGGACAAGGACGGTATTGTGAAAGTTACCTTCAGAGGCGACGCGGCTATAAAGAAGGCTGCCCGTCTCCTCGTCGACGAGGTGGTGTGCGTGTTTGGCGCCACGAAGAACGGCAGTTCGGTAATCGCCGAGGACGTGATCTGGCCCGACATACCGTACAGGTCCAGATCCCCTGCCGCCCCTTCTGACCACCACTACGCGGTCCTAACCTCAGACGTTCACATCGGGAGCAAGACATTCCTGAGGGATGACTTCGAGAGGTTCCTTGGCTGGCTCAGGGGCGAGACCGACGAACCGAGGCTCAAGGAGATCGCGAGCAAGACAAAGTACCTCGTTATAGCCGGCGACCTCGTCGACGGTGTGGGCGTCTACCCCAACCAGGAGGAGGAGCTTGAAGTCGCAGACCTTTTTGATCAGTACAGGATCGCGGCGGAGTACCTGTCCACACTGCCTGATCGGATCAGGATAATCATAATACCCGGGAACCACGACGCCTGCCGGCCAACCCTGCCCACCCCCCCGATCTACAGCGACTACGCTGCGCCGCTCTACTCGATGGAGAACGTCCTCATGCTCGGAGACCCTTCTTTCGTGAATCTCAGCGGCGCGACCTTCCTCCTGACGCACGGGAGGAGCCTCGACGACGTGATCCCCTTCCTCCCAGACTGCAACTTCAGGGAACCGCAGAGGGCGATGGTCGAGCTCCTCAAGTCGAGGCACATCGCCCCGATCTACGGTGAGAAAACGCCTCTCGCCCCCGAGCCCAAGGACCGCCTTGTGATCGACCCCGTCCCTGACATATTCCACGCGGGGCACGTCCATGTAGAGGGGGTCGCCGAGTACAGGGGGGTCCTGGTGGTCAATTCGGGCACGTGGCAGTCGCAGACCAAGTACCAGCTTTCGGCTGGGATAGTGCCCAAGCCCTCCGTGGTGCCGGTCGTCGACCTCTCCACGATGAAGACCTATGAGCTCAATTTCAGCTAG
- a CDS encoding DUF99 family protein, with the protein MGIISISVCGGRVNPFKKGTTPLVLLTASGIRAIKVAVADVEIDGMDATDKIVKAILGNKWKVEVLFARSVPVAGFNLIDPEEILKRTGVPSVFVLEDEPDAEAVEGALRRHFADWRDRLAVLMKPTGPLRIQVAGAGEVFLRCYGIDPEAASMAVRSLSIFGKTPEPLRVCCMLSKAIS; encoded by the coding sequence TTGGGCATTATCTCGATCTCTGTCTGCGGGGGCAGGGTCAACCCCTTCAAGAAAGGCACGACCCCCTTAGTGCTCCTAACCGCATCAGGGATCAGGGCAATCAAGGTCGCGGTGGCAGACGTAGAGATCGACGGGATGGACGCGACCGATAAGATCGTCAAAGCCATATTGGGCAACAAATGGAAGGTCGAGGTCCTCTTTGCGAGGAGCGTCCCGGTCGCTGGATTCAACCTGATCGATCCTGAAGAGATTTTGAAAAGGACAGGGGTGCCTTCTGTATTCGTGCTCGAGGATGAGCCGGACGCAGAGGCCGTTGAGGGCGCTTTGAGGAGGCATTTCGCGGACTGGAGAGATAGACTCGCAGTTCTGATGAAACCGACCGGCCCGCTGAGGATTCAGGTGGCAGGCGCAGGGGAAGTCTTCTTGAGGTGCTATGGGATAGACCCGGAGGCTGCATCGATGGCGGTGAGATCCCTCTCAATCTTCGGTAAGACCCCGGAGCCACTCAGGGTCTGCTGCATGCTCTCCAAGGCAATTTCATGA